From a region of the Candidatus Hydrogenedentota bacterium genome:
- a CDS encoding nitronate monooxygenase: LVPLVADAVKIPIAAAGGIADARGYRAALALGAQGVQIGTRFLASKESTVSEKWKEAVVSCPDGGTALFPVQKVLMTRAIVTPSLKRLLDDPGIDLEEALHYADRIRAWDTGDHENAIAGAGQVAALIHDIRSVSDIIKDMVA; encoded by the coding sequence TGCTCGTTCCTTTGGTGGCGGATGCCGTCAAGATCCCCATTGCCGCCGCGGGCGGCATCGCCGACGCCCGCGGATACCGGGCCGCTTTGGCGTTGGGCGCGCAAGGCGTGCAAATCGGAACCCGCTTCCTGGCTTCGAAGGAAAGCACCGTGTCTGAAAAATGGAAAGAAGCCGTCGTGTCTTGCCCGGACGGCGGAACGGCTTTGTTTCCCGTTCAAAAAGTGTTGATGACCCGGGCGATCGTCACGCCGTCGCTCAAAAGACTCCTCGACGACCCCGGCATCGACCTGGAGGAGGCCCTCCATTACGCCGACCGCATTCGCGCCTGGGACACAGGCGATCACGAAAACGCCATCGCCGGCGCAGGCCAAGTGGCCGCCTTGATCCACGATATCCGCTCTGTAAGCGATATCATCAAAGACATGGTTGCTTGA